The segment CACGTGACAGATTTGAAGGATCTTCCTCGAGGCGATATGGGGAAGGTTGCTCTGATTAGCGGCACATCAACTCCGTACGAACAAATCCAGAAGATACTGGATTACATAGACAATAATAGGGAGGTAACCGACAATGGAAGAGAAAATGAATCGGCAAGATGAAAACCTGAGCATGGAGGAGATATTTGAACAGATGGATGTTTCCTCAGTAAGGAAAGGAAGTAGAAAGGATGCAGAGGTTTTCTCCGTCCAGCCAGACGGCTTGATGGTGATAATGGACGGGAAGCTCGATGGGTTCGTTCCCTTGGACCAGCTGGTAAATGATATTGAAGAGTACAACGTTGGAGATAAGATAGAGGTCATGGTCATAAAGACCAACGAAGAGGAAGGCAGAAGTACGGTCTCTGAGAAAAGAGTACACGCTAGACAGGCAGTTAGCAAGGTGGAAAAGGCTTACAGAGAAGGCAAAGCGATAGACGGAAAGATTGTTTCCGAGACGAACGCAGGATACAACGTAAGGTTGGTTAAGAGTGTCCCGGCCTTTCTTCCCGGCTCCGAATCTGGAATTCGAAAGGGCGACCCCGCACCTGAAGGAACTCTGAAGTTCAAAGTCATAAGATTCAAGAGGCAGAGAAACGGCATCAATGTGGTTGTTTCGCTTCGCGCATTCCAGGAAGAGGCAATTAAGGCTTACTTCCAGACTATTGAGGTCGGTCAGGAACTTGAAGGAACGGTCGAGTCGATAAAGAACTTTGGAGCTTTCGTCAAACTGAACGACAACGTGACCGCGCTGATTCCTGCCTCGGAAATGAGCTGGGATGCGAGTGTAAGAATAAGTGATCTTCTCAAGCCCGGTCAGACAGTGAAGACAAAGGTCATAGGCATAGATGAAAAAGAAAAGAAGATATCGCTGTCTCTGAAACAGATGAGCGAGGATCCTTGGTCGACACTCAGCGAGAGGTACGAGGTCGATTCGACTGTCGTTGGCACTGTGAAGAATATTGCGCCGTTTGGCTTCTTCGTCTCACTAGAGCCTGGAGTGGAGGGTCTTGTCCACATCTCGGAGGTCTTCTGGGGAAATGTAAAGAAGGATCTGAAGAGCGTTGTAGAAGTTGGAGACGAAGTGAAGGTAACCATCAAGGAGATAAACGAAGAGAAGAGAACGCTTTCTCTCTCATACAGAGAAGCGATGGGCGATCCCTGGGAAAGCATTGAAGACAAATA is part of the Mesotoga sp. UBA6090 genome and harbors:
- a CDS encoding S1 RNA-binding domain-containing protein, translated to MEEKMNRQDENLSMEEIFEQMDVSSVRKGSRKDAEVFSVQPDGLMVIMDGKLDGFVPLDQLVNDIEEYNVGDKIEVMVIKTNEEEGRSTVSEKRVHARQAVSKVEKAYREGKAIDGKIVSETNAGYNVRLVKSVPAFLPGSESGIRKGDPAPEGTLKFKVIRFKRQRNGINVVVSLRAFQEEAIKAYFQTIEVGQELEGTVESIKNFGAFVKLNDNVTALIPASEMSWDASVRISDLLKPGQTVKTKVIGIDEKEKKISLSLKQMSEDPWSTLSERYEVDSTVVGTVKNIAPFGFFVSLEPGVEGLVHISEVFWGNVKKDLKSVVEVGDEVKVTIKEINEEKRTLSLSYREAMGDPWESIEDKYKEGDILKAKTAKVLPTGVILELEEYVSGFVPVSEVSWNFVDRIEDVVKEGDEIDTKILSIDRINRRMRLSIKQATSDPWEKVSEELSVGDHVTGTVTRLTKSGAIIMIDSYGVEAFLPVSQVSLERTENIEDSVKVGRHDQFKIIRLVYDPDNDTRNMVVSIRQLIKDKEAAETEKVLKDLNENGSRTVNSNSLGEMIKNQLEEEGESL